In Gimesia panareensis, the genomic window TTTCCGGAGTCCCCTGTGGTTCAATTCGCTGAATGAAATCCTGACAGGCCTGATTGAGCGTCGCTCCATGTATGCCGGAAGCCTCGACTGTAGCGGCGGTCGCGTGTGTCCACTGGATGCGCCAGACCTCTGTCAGATTTTCACGAAAGCCAATCTGCTCTGACTCTCTTTTTTCAGCATAAGAGATCCCGATCAATTTCAGCCGTCTTAGAAAAACCGCCCGGGCACGATCCAGCTTTGACCGCAAAGGATCGAGTCGCAGTTCCCGCGGTTCCTGTCCGGCCGACTCCGCATCGGGCAGTTTTAACCGTTTGATGCCCTCTTCGATCTGGAGTGCCAGACCGCTGCGGGGGGTTCCCCGGGGAAGCCGCCCCCGGCGCTGGCCGACCAGCACGGTCTGGGCCGCGGCTGCTACGGCACGTCCGCGTCCCAACAGTTCTCCCTGCACGAGGGCCGTTTCAATCGCTTCCAGAAACTCAGCGCGCCCGGGCACCGGAAACTTCCGTAGCCGGGACAGGTCACAGGCGAAGCGCATGATCTCAGATGCATCCGGCGTACTGGCGACATGCCCTGCCTGTCTCAGTTGCCGGCAGAGCTTCACTGCAAGATCGGCAATGATCTGTTCCGTCTCTGCCTGTGTTGTCGCCCGCAACATCCGCTGTTGCCAGATCGGGTCCTGAATACCCGCGGGATAGCCGCTGCGCAGATCGAGCTGGCTGAAGGAATACGGAATCAGCGATGTTTCCAGAGACGGGGTTTCGGTTTGTGCTTCCGGTTGAGGAATGGGTTCCGGTGCTGACCAGAGAATCGGTTCCGGGAGCAGAGCCGCAGTATGAAACGCACCGACAATCACAGCCGCATGCGCGGGGGCTTCAGCGATAGCCGCCCGCATGGCAGCTTCCCGGTGCGCATCCGAGTAGGATGGCCCCCCTGCAGAAGAACGTACCATCCAGCCGAACTGCAGTGCCGCCCGCCGGACCGCTTCGGGAGTTGCTCCGGCAGCTGATGTCTCGACCATTTTTTCCCAGAGGGCAGCGGTATCACGCACTTCCATACGAGACAACAGCCGTTCCAGTAAAGTCGGACCGGTTTCAGGTGCCTGTGCCTCATTGGGAAGCATACAACGATCCAGCTCTGACATGGTAGCCAGATCCAGATCGCAGAGCGTCACCGGAACGTTGTGCTGGTACGCCCAGCGGATCGCGGCGAGTTCGGGTGAAAAATCTGCCAGTGGATAAAATGAAAGCAGCTTCGCATCGCTGCAGGCCGCCAGCGCAACCGGTGCTTCGAGCTCTTCGTGCCCCAGATATTCCAGCCATTTTTGAAAATCGGGGGGCATTTCGAGCAGAATCGCTTCCGGTCGATATTCTCTCAACAAATCTGGCAGCACTCGAGCGAGTGCCGCAGAATGATGCCGCACGCCGATCAGCCAGGGACTCGTGCAACTGGTAATCTGCTTCAATACTTCTTCAGGTTGCTCGATCATGCGATCTGAAGTCCGTTCCCTCACTCTGGCGTTTACATTTCCAGCTCTGCATCTTCGAGAACGTCCCGCAGATCATACATGCGTTTCCAGAGCGGATCCCGTTCTCCCCGTCGACGTACGGGACCATCCCAGTAGGCCAGCAGGCGATCCAGGTCATCCACGTTGTCTTTAAAGACGACTCCCAGCAGATAGCCGGGGACCAGTGAAACGGGATCTTTCTGCGCACTGAAAAAGGCCCCCTGTCGCGTGATAGCAGCGGCGACGGTAACCGCTTCCGCAGTACTCATCACGGCTGCAGGTCGCTCGACGGACCAGCCCTCCGCGGTTTGACCGTCTCGTAAATCACGGAATGTCGTCACTAGAATTTCCAGCAATCGCTGATCAACGTCTCCTGTCAGTCCTGAATCATGCAGTACGGCCCGTGCCCGGGTGCCGACCAGTTGGACTTCCTGTTCCGGATCGGCAATCGGCAGGACCGTTTCAAAATTAAACCGTCGTTTCAGCGCTGCTGACATTTCCGAAACGCCGCGGTCCCGCAGATTGGCGGTGGCAATCAGATTGAATCCTGGTGCAGCGAACAGGCTGCCCTCTTCGCCACTCAATTCCGGAATCATCAGTCGACGTTCGCTGAGGATACTGATTAATGAATCCTGCACTTCCGGCAGACAGCGTGTGATTTCTTCGATGCGGACCAGAGCCCCCTGTCGCATACCGGTAAAGACGGGAGAGGGTACCAGGGCTTCCGGACGGGGACCTTTATCCAGCAGCATTGCATAGTTCCAACCATATTTGAAATGATCCTCGCTGGCACCGGCAGTCCCCTGGATGGTCAGCGCGCTGGTTCCGCTGATGGCCGCTGAGAGCAGTTCGCCCAGCATACTTTTCGCTGTCCCGGGTTGCCCCACCAGCAACAGTCCGCGTTCACCTGCCAGTGTCACCACACAACGTTCCACAAGAGACCGGGGACCGACAAATTTCGGTTCCAGTTTCATCGATTTGGGCAGGCCGGCTGGAAGTTTGCTGGAGGAGGGAGCCCGGATCGACTCCCCATTCGTTCCACAAAGAAAATCCACGACCCGCTCGGGAGACAATAACCAGCCGGCAGGTCGCGGCGCGGTATCGATGACACGCAGAAACGTGAATTCCTCCGCGTAACGTTCTTCCGCGGGCGCCTGCTGGCGTGCTGAGTCCTGTGGGGAAGCGGGAGTCGCCTCGGTATCCGTCGTTGTCTTCCTGACTGCCTTTTTCTTGGCCATATTGTTCAATTACTTTCTACTGCGTTTCCGTTTGACTTCTTCATAACGCGGTTCATCTCCCGCTTTGACCCGTTCCCAGGCGGCGGTAAACAGCTCGTCGAAGGGACGTAACACCAGCGGCCCTCCTGCAGGAAATGGTACCGAAAGCTCCAGATCCAGTTCAACCAGATGTTCGATCTTCCAGGTCTCCAGAGGCAGCCAGGGCGTCTTTAATTCAGTCCATTCGCCGGGGAGGAAGATATTCCGCCCTGCCCGGGCCCGTTTGGCTTCCAGGACGAGCTCCTTGTCAATCAGTTCTGCAACGGCCTTTTTGACACGGGCCGGTGTCAAGCCATTCCAGGTCCGCAGATTGGCTGTCGAGGGATCGGGCAGTGCCAGCAGTTGAGCATACAAAACGGCGGCGTCTTCTGAAATCTTATATTTCTTCTGAATCTCTGCCACAACAT contains:
- a CDS encoding ATP-binding protein, which gives rise to MAKKKAVRKTTTDTEATPASPQDSARQQAPAEERYAEEFTFLRVIDTAPRPAGWLLSPERVVDFLCGTNGESIRAPSSSKLPAGLPKSMKLEPKFVGPRSLVERCVVTLAGERGLLLVGQPGTAKSMLGELLSAAISGTSALTIQGTAGASEDHFKYGWNYAMLLDKGPRPEALVPSPVFTGMRQGALVRIEEITRCLPEVQDSLISILSERRLMIPELSGEEGSLFAAPGFNLIATANLRDRGVSEMSAALKRRFNFETVLPIADPEQEVQLVGTRARAVLHDSGLTGDVDQRLLEILVTTFRDLRDGQTAEGWSVERPAAVMSTAEAVTVAAAITRQGAFFSAQKDPVSLVPGYLLGVVFKDNVDDLDRLLAYWDGPVRRRGERDPLWKRMYDLRDVLEDAELEM